From Flavobacterium alkalisoli, the proteins below share one genomic window:
- a CDS encoding beta-ketoacyl synthase N-terminal-like domain-containing protein, whose translation MAIPVSITSIASFSPLGNTPQEVWTSYLKPETKISFKYLGNKNVPVAALNNQLEKLVGELADSDAKYRYLDKSVLYAILASRNAAKAAGWKEGDVFGINIGSSRGATELFENHYSEFINTGKTSVQASPSTTLGNISSWIAHDLKSTGPEISHSITCSTALHALLNGIAWLRGGMSDKFMVGGSEAPLTPFTIAQMQAMKIYSSQKVQYPCRSLDMDKGVNTMVLGEGAAIACLEPGRKPDALAYIEGIGYSTEVLKHSVSISTDADCLQKSMLMALEGIDVSEIDAVVMHAPGTIKGDLSEYNAIKKVFGNHSLLLTSNKWKIGHTFGASGLLSLEMAIMMLNHEKFIGVPFVDKENFIQDKKLSKILVNAVGFGGNAVSILITR comes from the coding sequence TTGGCAATACCCGTTTCCATAACTTCCATAGCTTCTTTTTCTCCTTTGGGAAATACACCTCAAGAGGTATGGACAAGTTATCTTAAACCTGAAACTAAAATAAGTTTTAAATACTTAGGCAATAAAAATGTACCTGTAGCTGCACTTAATAATCAGTTGGAAAAACTGGTAGGTGAGTTGGCAGATTCCGATGCAAAATATCGTTATCTGGATAAATCTGTACTATATGCCATTTTAGCTTCAAGAAATGCCGCAAAGGCAGCCGGATGGAAAGAAGGTGATGTGTTTGGTATTAACATCGGGTCTTCCCGTGGTGCTACAGAGCTTTTTGAGAATCATTACAGTGAGTTTATCAATACCGGTAAAACAAGTGTACAGGCATCGCCCTCTACAACACTGGGTAATATATCTTCCTGGATAGCCCATGACCTTAAAAGTACCGGACCCGAAATATCACATTCCATAACCTGTTCAACGGCTTTACATGCACTTTTAAATGGTATAGCATGGTTAAGGGGTGGTATGTCTGATAAGTTTATGGTTGGTGGCAGCGAAGCGCCCTTAACACCGTTTACCATTGCGCAGATGCAGGCCATGAAGATTTATTCTTCCCAAAAGGTACAATATCCTTGTCGTTCATTGGATATGGATAAAGGGGTAAATACTATGGTGCTTGGCGAAGGTGCAGCCATAGCGTGCCTTGAACCCGGAAGAAAGCCTGATGCTTTAGCTTATATAGAAGGTATAGGGTATTCTACAGAGGTCTTAAAACATAGTGTTTCTATTTCTACTGATGCAGACTGTCTTCAAAAATCCATGCTTATGGCTTTGGAAGGTATAGATGTATCTGAGATTGATGCTGTAGTTATGCATGCTCCGGGGACCATTAAAGGAGATCTTTCAGAATATAATGCCATTAAAAAAGTATTTGGTAATCATTCACTCTTATTAACCAGTAACAAATGGAAGATAGGGCATACTTTTGGAGCTTCAGGATTACTTAGTCTTGAAATGGCAATCATGATGCTTAATCATGAAAAGTTTATAGGCGTTCCTTTTGTAGATAAAGAAAACTTTATACAGGATAAAAAACTTTCCAAAATTCTTGTAAATGCAGTAGGTTTTGGCGGTAATGCAGTTAGTATACTGATAACTAGATAA
- a CDS encoding SET domain-containing protein — protein MIHPDTELRFINNIVGYGVVAKKFIPKGTITWVQDDLDSVYTTDDIQRINPLMHNFIETYCFVNGRGEKVLCWDIAKYVNHSFNPSCMSTAYDFEIAIRDIYPGEQLTDDYGYLNVSEPFEAEDEGTVRKVVYPDDILKYHEQWDKQILDNLPHIGLVDQPLQKFVSQPNWEEFSKVITGQSLLRSIKTCYYTQNILNRG, from the coding sequence ATGATACATCCTGATACCGAACTGCGCTTTATCAACAACATAGTGGGCTATGGGGTTGTAGCGAAAAAATTTATTCCAAAGGGTACTATAACATGGGTTCAGGATGACCTGGACAGTGTTTACACCACTGATGATATACAACGGATAAATCCTTTAATGCATAATTTTATCGAAACCTACTGCTTTGTTAACGGAAGGGGGGAGAAAGTGCTGTGTTGGGATATTGCCAAGTATGTAAACCACAGCTTTAATCCAAGTTGTATGTCTACTGCTTATGATTTTGAGATTGCCATAAGGGATATATATCCCGGAGAGCAACTTACGGATGATTATGGTTACCTTAACGTATCTGAACCCTTTGAGGCAGAAGATGAAGGTACTGTCAGAAAAGTGGTTTATCCCGATGATATTTTAAAATATCATGAACAATGGGACAAACAGATTTTAGATAATCTGCCGCATATTGGTTTGGTAGACCAGCCTTTACAAAAGTTTGTTTCACAACCCAATTGGGAAGAATTCAGTAAGGTGATAACAGGACAAAGCCTGCTTAGGTCGATAAAGACATGTTATTATACGCAAAACATATTAAACCGGGGCTAA